One window of the Penaeus monodon isolate SGIC_2016 chromosome 1, NSTDA_Pmon_1, whole genome shotgun sequence genome contains the following:
- the LOC119573017 gene encoding nuclear pore complex protein Nup214-like isoform X3, producing the protein MDYAPDSVLSTTLRFITDHVSVFPNDAALLPSPSENCSLVAVAPKYGLLFAALGTSFKVYQTQALLADGEKKDAATVDTGAPITHLVASCDGLTLMAVVIHGDVPHALFYECRNFVHETASQTPFASTAISRVGGSRVQGIAWNPMMPNNIAVATSPGFLSIILLKDNSIDVKTVEIKACAVGWSPKGKQLTVGLTDGSLALFKPDLTPVRNISRPPMEELGAVLSITWFTSTEFFIGYKQEAEEGGHVMMFISAPKGKEPKYVLYEFLCNDNQGSRPPMFYPIFISEWSVMCVLSSRAVQLGVLGKAENGGEGWCEYEMEEGGGAGLHNISVTKETYALGMAVDFTSLKSFTNKDGSTSGPCPVLYALSTGGELNIFHLVNNAAGTTALTKMAEALPSTGHRTPDQFPGVSSYAVPASTASSSAAQPEAAPKPGSVGEASSSPSMFKSIASSSSFGASPFQQTVAAADKPQAIFSFSQGSGSNIFGSSGGTSLFGKVQQEAPQALSKPSANPQTPTSHIQQASASAATANAVSSSAPMPSLQFKAPVTKLAPQPETPPQSDFMQSQPSDLARNVSTQGVNLPNLLPKADSATGSISQGKPAFSSMPLKSKSPTPVMPVTPKSTENQITRSSQSPAPTLPTQKLGSGKSTDPDLLPAIMAITSNFEKEFNDHLINNQCQIEIGKKEEMGKIRSSLVEQKTWIDQMSSTTAELKTEVMQLHSKVLEGYTLREEAEGQLQKRKNPRHMMSLQSRPLDPQSRRRLEEIRSRYQYLQSQLTEVNTRLHLDWAEFTNAANNKKKKELPASETLYHALLKSHSFRVALDKQFDVLCEKVKALQLHSLSGSLQGTYKDDEEIFASLEKSMRETSLSSSMRVSPVKMLPPEKQDRLQKLLAQRTTVPVKKCTNVPRMNLTALQNSTFFNDSSNLPNNSSLLVNHSASSPALDFTLSSFGPQTFSTPNRKNTPSPVTSLGAKSEALQKSVDFGSPSESRTSSPFSSVKQTANIPSVPTTKDSENAASRNNKTGFSFSGVPSIAAASVGSVSLGKVQYEDITPPQTPSVKLEDGTKSASPLLALSSMVSKVPSTTPNGTNLSTTVSLSFDTASSILGTASVSDTTKTAVSSAQSSLPSVSSAFSFKGASSSSSTVGFSATTPGSSLSLPSTFAVVSTVGSTATASSPPSFGATFSFKSPTASTNLFSNVIPSSATSCLPSISSSTNTLSFSAPSSTLTTTSASLFSKTSLVTDTGTPSLTPLTTSSASVTTSGTGEPITTSAATSTVTSVAAGNTSASFGTKALGGSGPSSSGSLFENSGAPATGSIFSGGTASTSASIFGGPSSSPGKLFGGITATSSSLFGGTTAATSGSTNGGTSTTTASATTSVDTTSPTAAPSLFSNKTTTTKSSIFPGGESTNTGSLFSNTSSITTQSGSLFGGTATASSGSLFSSSGSLFSGTSAVTIKSIPSPVSTVTSTNATSTASIFSNSNTLSGSSLFMPPSTVSGGSSATTSSGSIFAASASPTPTGSLFGSPATTSSASGVSSTTTTSGSLFSATVSSGSLFSATAPSSSASGSIFGTAASDSSSSGALFSSPTTTSTAKTTSVSSVTGSVFGGGTSASASSGSLFGSPTTTLATSGSTLGTSTSGSVFGTAVISPSSSGSLFGSPAPAATSASESSLATTTSGSIFGTAASATSTSGSLFGAASPSSSTSTFGTSAFGALTTSSSGSAFSTLNSAGGFSLTSATTTTASGSVFGQTSSQGTNSVFGQSPQSPSSGSVFGSQPTSAAGSVFGSQPTTTTSSVFGSQPTTATGSVFGSSGQGGSVFGSSGTQSSSLFGALSQTTGGSVFGQPITSSGFRSGTSGSVFGQSPSQGSSPFNAKSNDNSSSSMFGSSGFGSGSGGLFSGLGGKPSQENANKNVFGSLNFGEAKPQSSLFGGGTNQPSSTFGGMAFGGSASSGANAAFSSSVGQTAQGGFGVTTPQKSTFGGSGTSFGSSPGFGAAPVFGSPPKFGSSPTFGGSAAFGSSVSSPTGGAGFGTFASSGGTTFGSVGGSTPSSSSGFGSFAAQNNTATFGSVAQQQSSGATFGGGSTFGSGSSFSSWR; encoded by the exons acacTTAGGTTCATCACTGATCATGTTTCAGTCTTCCCTAATGATGCTGCATTACTCCCATCCCCAAGTGAAAATTGCTCCTTAGTAGCAGTTGCCCCAAAATATGGACTCCTCTTTGCTGCTCTTGGAACATCTTTCAAAG TGTACCAAACCCAAGCACTTTTGGCTGATGGTGAGAAGAAAGATGCAGCAACAGTGGATACAGGAGCACCCATCACACACCTTGTGGCCAGCTGTGATGGCCTCACCCTCATGGCTGTTGTCATCCATGGCGACGTTCCTCATGCTCTCTTTTATGAATGCCGCAACTTTGTGCATGAG ACTGCAAGCCAAACACCGTTTGCCAGCACAGCCATTAGCCGAGTAGGTGGATCTCGTGTGCAGGGCATTGCGTGGAACCCAATGATGCCCAACAATATTGCTGTGGCCACCTCACCAGGCTTTCTCTCCATCATCTTGCTAAAGGACAATAGTATCGATGTGAAAACAGTGGAAATAAAGGCATG tgCTGTGGGATGGTCCCCAAAAGGCAAGCAGCTGACTGTAGGCTTAACTGATGGATCCCTAGCCTTGTTCAAGCCTGACCTAACCCCTGTAAGGAACATTTCAAGACCCCCAATGGAAGAACTGGGTGCAGTTCTAAGTATCACATGGTTCACAAGCACCGAGTTCTTCATTGGCTATAAacaagaggcagaggagggaggccATG TAATGATGTTTATTAGTGCCCCAAAAGGAAAGGAACCAAAATATGTCCTTTATGAATTCCTTTGCAATGATAACCAAGGTTCAAGACCACCAATGTTCTACCCTATTTTCATCAGTGAATG gagtgttatgtgtgtattgtcCTCAAGAGCAGTCCAGCTGGGTGTGTTAGGAAAAGCAGAGAATGGCGGGGAGGGTTGGTGTGAGTatgagatggaagaaggaggtggagctGGCCTGCACAACATCTCTGTAACCAAGGAGACTTATGCACTAGGGATGGCTGTAGACTTTACTTCTTTGAAGAGTTTCACAAACAAAG ACGGAAGCACAAGTGGGCCCTGTCCAGTTCTTTATGCACTGTCAACGGGTGGAGAACTCAACATTTTCCACCTAGTCAATAATGCTGCCGGGACAACAGCCTTAACCAAGATGGCAGAGGCCCTTCCCAGTACTGGTCACAGGACTCCAGATCAGTTTCCAGGAGTCAGCAGCTATGCTGTGCCTGCATCAACAGCTTCATCTTCAGCTGCTCAACCTGAAGCAGCACCAAAGCCAGGAAGTGTTGGAGAGGCCAGCAGTTCTCCATCTATGTTCAAAAG catagcatcatcatcatcctttggAGCCAGTCCTTTTCAACAGAccgttgctgctgctgataaacCCCAGGcaattttctcattctctcaagGATCAGGATCAAACATCTTTGGAAGTTCTGGGGGGACAAGCTTATTTGGTAAAGTACAACAGGAAGCACCACAAGCATTGTCTAAACCAAGTGCAAACCCTCAAACTCCTACATCCCACATCCAACAGGCTTCTGCATCAGCAGCTACAGCTAATGCTGTTTCCTCAAGTGCACCAATGCCCTCACTCCAATTCAAGGCCCCTGTAACCAAGTTGGCCCCTCAGCCTGAAACACCACCGCAGTCAGACTTCATGCAATCACAGCCCTCTGACTTAGCAAGGAATGTTAGCACACAGGGAGTTAACTTACCAAACTTGTTGCCAAAGGCAGACAGTGCTACTGGGAGCATCAGCCAGGGGAAACCTGCTTTCAGTTCCATGCCCTTAAAATCCAAGTCTCCCACCCCAGTGATGCCAGTGACACCCAAATCAACAGAGAATCAAATTACTAGGAGCTCCCAGAGTCCAGCACCAACCTTACCAACACAAAAATTGGGGTCTGGGAAAAGCACAGACCCAGATCTTCTTCCAGCCATTATGGCAATAACTTcaaattttgaaaaggaatttAATGACCACCTCATTAACAACCAGTGTCAGATTGAg atagggaaaaaggaggaaatgggtAAAATCCGGAGCTCCCTGGTAGAGCAGAAGACATGGATAGATCAGATGTCTTCCACCACTGCTGAGCTGAAGACAGAGGTGATGCAGCTACACTCAAAGGTCCTAGAAGGCTACACTCTGCGAGAGGAAGCAGAAGGACAGCTACAAAAGCGGAAGAATCCAAG GCACATGATGTCCCTACAGTCTCGGCCCTTAGACCCTCAAAGTCGCAGAAGGCTGGAAGAAATTCGTTCTAGATACCAGTACTTGCAGAGCCAACTCACTGAAGTCAACACAAGGTTGCATCTTGACTGGGCTGAATTCACAAATGCAGCCAACAATAAAAA GAAGAAAGAGTTGCCGGCATCAGAAACATTGTATCATGCCCTCCTGAAGAGCCACAGTTTCCGTGTAGCTCTTGACAAGCAATTTGATGTCCTGTGTGAGAAGGTGAAGGCATTGcaacttcactctctctctggcAGTCTCCAGGGCACCTATAAGGATGA TGAGGAGATATTTGCCAGCTTAGAGAAGAGTATGAGAGAAACTTCCTTGTCATCGTCAATGCGTGTTTCTCCTGTCAAAATGCTGCCCCCTGAGAAGCAGGACAGACTGCAGAAACTCCTGGCACAGAGGACCACTGTCCCAGTCAA AAAATGTACCAATGTTCCCCGAATGAACCTCACAGCTCTCCAGAACAGTACTTTCTTCAACGATTCTAGTAACTTGCCCAACAACTCTTCACTACTTGTCAACCATTCTGCATCATCACCTGCTTTGgattttactctctcttcctttggcCCTCAGACCTTCTCAACACCCAACCGTAAGAACACCCCTTCCCCTGTTACCAGTCTTGGTGCCAAATCAGAAGCCCTTCAAAAGTCTGTTGATTTTGGATCACCTTCAGAGTCTAGGACTTCCAGTCCCTTTTCATCTGTTAAACAGACAGCCAATATCCCAAGTGTCCCAACAACAAAGGATAGTGAAAATGCAGCATCTAGAAATAACAAGACTGGATTCTCATTCAGTGGTGTGCCTTCTATTGCAGCAGCATCTGTTGGTAGTGTTAGTCTGGGGAAGGTGCAGTATGAAGACATAACTCCTCCCCAGACACCCAGTGTCAAGCTAGAAGATGGAACCAAGAGTGCAAGTCCTTTGCTAGCACTTTCATCTATGGTATCAAAAGTACCCAGCACCACTCCCAATGGGACAAACCTTTCCACCACTGTATCCCTTAGTTTTGATACTGCTTCATCTATCTTGGGGACAGCCTCAGTATCTGACACCACTAAAACTGCTGTATCCTCTGCACAGTCTTcacttccttctgtttcttctgctttttcgttCAAGGGtgcatcctcatcatcctctacAGTAGGATTTTCAGCTACGACACCTggttcatcattatctttaccctcTACTTTTGCTGTGGTTTCAACAGTGGGTAGCACTGCAACTGCAAGCTCACCTCCCTCGTTTGGGGCCACCTTTTCCTTCAAATCACCAACTGCATCTACCAATCTCTTTAGTAATGTGATTCCATCTAGTGCAACCTCCTGTTTGCCTTCCATATCAAGCAGTACAAATACTTTGTCCTTCAGTGCTCCAAGCTCAACACTAACTACTACATCTGCAAGTTTGTTCTCAAAGACATCTCTGGTAACTGATACAGGCACTCCATCATTAACACCTCTAACCACTTCTTCAGCTTCAGTTACTACTTCAGGGACAGGAGAACCAATTACCACTTCTGCTGCAACTTCAACAGTAACATCAGTTGCTGCTGGTAATACTTCAG CTTCATTTGGGACTAAGGCTTTAGGAGGATCAGGGCCATCCAGCAGTGGAAGCTTGTTTGAAAATTCTGGTGCACCTGCAACAGGAAGCATTTTCAGTGGAGGAACAGCCAGCACTAGTGCAAGCATATTTGGaggaccatcatcatcaccaggaAAGTTGTTTGGAGGAATAACAGCAACTTCATCAAGTTTGTTTGGGGGTACCACTGCAGCCACATCAGGAAGCACAAATGGAGGAACCTCAACCACCACAGCTTCAGCAACAACAAGTGTGGATACTACATCACCCACCGCAGCACCAAGCTTATTCAGTAACAAAACAACTACTACAAAGAGCAGTATCTTTCCAGGAGGAGAATCAACTAACACAGGAAGTTTGTTTTCAAATACATCCTCCATAACAACCCAGTCTGGTAGTTTATTTGGAGGTACAGCAACTGCATCTTCAGGTAGCCTGTTCTCTTCATCTGGCAGTCTCTTTAGTGGAACTTCTGCAGTCACTATAAAGAGTATACCATCACCTGTTAGCACTGTAACATCAACAAATGCAACTTCTACTGCTAGTATTTTCTCAAACTCGAACACTTTATCAGGTTCTTCACTGTTTATGCCACCATCTACTGTTTCTGGAGGTAGCTCAGCCACAACTTCTAGTGGAAGCATATTTGCTGCCTCTGCATCCCCCACTCCAACAGGATCTCTCTTTGGTTCTCCAGCCACCACATCATCAGCTTCTGGAGTCTCATCAACCACCACAACTAGTGGAAGCTTATTCAGTGCTACAGTTTCTTCTGGATCACTCTTCAGTGCCACTGCTCCTTCCTCATCTGCTTCTGGAAGTATATTTGGCACTGCAGCATCAGATTCTTCATCATCAGGGGCACTCTTTAGCTCTCCAACAACAACCTCAACTGCTAAAACCACTTCAGTTTCAAGTGTCACTGGaagtgtgtttggtggtgggacATCTGCTTCAGCATCCTCTGGGTCTCTGTTTGGCTCTCCAACAACAACATTAGCAACTTCAGGGAGCACTCTGGGTACCTCCACTAGTGGGAGTGTGTTTGGCACAGCTGTCATATCACCTTCATCCTCAGGATCTCTTTTTGGCTCTCCTGCTCCTGCTGCAACATCAGCTTCAGAAAGTAGTCTGGCCACAACTACTAGTGGAAGTATATTTGGCACAGCTGCATCAGCCACTTCAACTTCTGGATCCCTCTTTGGTGCagcttctccttcatcttcaacATCCACTTTTGGAACATCAGCCTTTGGGGCTCTAACAACCTCCAGTTCTGGCTCAGCTTTTAGTACTCTGAATTCTGCAGGTGGCTTCAGCTTGACATCTGCCACAACTACAACTGCAAGTGGCTCTGTATTTGGCCAAACATCTTCACAGGGAACAAACTCTGTCTTTGGTCAAAGCCCACAAAGTCCATCATCAGGTTCAGTATTTGGATCCCAACCCACCAGTGCAGCTGGATCAGTATTTGGATCCCAGCCAACCACTACTACCAGTTCAGTATTTGGGTCCCAACCCACCACTGCTACTGGATCAGTATTTGGCAGTAGTGGGCAGGGAGGCTCTGTATTTGGTAGCTCAGGAACACAGTCATCCTCCCTTTTTGGAGCATTATCACAGACCACAGGTGGCTCTGTATTCGGCCAGCCAATTACCAGCTCTGGATTTAGAAGTGGAACTTCCGGATCAGTTTTTGGACAGAGTCCATCGCAGGGATCCTCACCCTTTAATGCAAAAAG CAATGATAATTCCAGTTCATCCATGTTTGGATCTTCTGGATTTGGATCTG GGTCTGGTGGGCTCTTCAGTGGTCTTGGTGGCAAACCAAGTCAAGAAAATGCCAATAAGAATGTATTTGGTTCGCTCAACTTCGGTGAAGCTAAACCTCAGTCCA GTCTTTTTGGTGGGGGCACAAACCAGCCAAGCAGTACATTTGGAGGAATGGCATTTGGAGGCTCTGCAAGCAGTGGAGCAAATGCTGCATTCTCCAGCTCTGTGGGTCAGACAGCACAGGGTGGTTTTGGGGTAACAACACCCCAAAAGTCCA cTTTTGGTGGTTCTGGAACAAGCTTTGGAAGTTCCCCAGGCTTTGGTGCAGCACCAGTGTTTGGTTCACCTCCTAAATTTGGAAGTTCCCCAACCTTTGGTGGATCAGCTGCATTTGGGTCCTCAGTGTCCAGCCCAACAG GTGGTGCTGGGTTTGGCACTTTTGCCTCTTCAGGTGGAACAACATTTGGTTCAGTAGGTGGCTCGACACCCTCCTCTTCATCTGGCTTTGGAAG TTTTGCGGCTCAGAATAACACGGCAACCTTTGGCAGTGTAGCCCAACAGCAGTCCTCAGGGGCCACTTTTGGAGGTGGAAGCACTTTCGGCAG tGGAAGCAGCTTTTCATCATGGCGATGA